Proteins encoded together in one Cicer arietinum cultivar CDC Frontier isolate Library 1 chromosome 4, Cicar.CDCFrontier_v2.0, whole genome shotgun sequence window:
- the LOC101500207 gene encoding uncharacterized protein has protein sequence MGSLMTSASLTLALAILFFNLPSEISANRHDSYSSPPPPLVPVYSPPPSPVYSPPPSPIYSPPPVYSPPPLVYSPPPVYSPPPPKYSSPPPPVHTYPHPHPVYHSPPPPAHKYPHPHPVYHSPPPPVHKYPHPHPIYHSPPPPVHKYPHPHPIYHSPPPPVHKYPHPHPVYHSPPPPVHKYPHPHPVYHSPPPPVHKYPHPHPVYHSPPPPVHKYPHPHPIYHSPPPPVHKYPHPHPIYHSPPPPVHTYPPHIPHPVYHSPPPPYKKPYKYHSPPPVHSPPPPHYYYKSPPPPYHY, from the coding sequence atgggGTCCCTAATGACCTCTGCTTCTCTCACTCTTGCATTGGCCATTCTCTTTTTCAATTTACCATCTGAAATTTCAGCAAACCGTCACGATTCTTATTCCTCTCCACCACCACCACTAGTACCAGTCTACTCACCACCACCGTCACCGGTCTACTCACCACCACCATCACCAATCTACTCACCACCACCAGTTTACTCACCACCTCCACTAGTCTACTCACCACCACCAGTCTACTCACCACCTCCCCCAAAATACTCATCACCTCCACCACCAGTTCACACCTACCCTCATCCACACCCAGTTTACCATTCTCCACCACCCCCTGCTCACAAGTATCCTCACCCTCACCCTGTTTACCACTCTCCACCACCACCAGTTCACAAGTACCCTCATCCTCACCCTATTTACCACTCTCCACCACCACCCGTTCACAAGTACCCTCATCCTCACCCTATTTACCACTCTCCACCACCACCCGTTCACAAGTACCCTCATCCTCACCCTGTTTACCACTCTCCACCACCACCAGTTCACAAGTACCCTCATCCTCACCCTGTTTACCACTCTCCACCACCACCAGTTCACAAGTACCCTCATCCTCACCCTGTTTACCACTCTCCACCACCACCCGTTCACAAGTACCCTCATCCTCACCCTATTTACCACTCTCCACCACCACCGGTCCACAAGTACCCTCATCCTCATCCTATTTACCATTCTCCCCCACCACCAGTGCACACCTACCCCCCTCACATTCCTCACCCAGTTTACCATTCTCCTCCACCACCATACAAGAAGCCTTATAAGTACCACTCTCCTCCTCCAGTCCATTCCCCACCTCCACCACACTATTATTATAAATCACCTCCTCCACCTTACCATTACTAG